In Symmachiella dynata, the following are encoded in one genomic region:
- a CDS encoding DNA gyrase/topoisomerase IV subunit A: MAPKRTPKRKQSKKAVAAKSKGSNSNGSNGSNGADRIEYVSISQETRRRYLNYAMSVITARALPDIRDGLKPVQRRILYVMFNGLRLTFDAKHRKCSKICGDTTGNFHPHGDVAVYEALCRMAQDFSLRKPLIDGQGNFGSMMGLPAAASRYTEARLTTIAAELMSELRYQTVDMRPTYDAVTEEPVVLPARYPNLLVNGAHGIAVGMMTNIPPHNLGEVVSACIHMIDHSNVTVAQLLRYIKGPDFPLGGRLITDRRSMRKVYEEGRGSLKVRGEWKQDRQGRKTLANQLVIYSMPYSVESGNLVNEIGSVVQNRKLPQLLDVVDETSDDNGLRIVLEIKPGADPEAVMAYLYKHTSLEQNFNFNSTSLIPDGHGLTVPARLNLVEMLQHFLDFRFITVRRRFEYLLEQLRKRIHILEGFEIVFNGLDKALKIIRNSQGKQDAAQKLMRAFPLDEIQTDAILVMQLYKISTLEIDNILEELAEKRAEAKRIERILKSDKRLWGVVKNELKELADEYADKRRTSIGSTDEIAEFDPEAYIVRENANVVVTQDGWIKRVGRMAKVESTRVREGDAVLNVVPGSTLDQMIFFSSEGVAYTMRIDGIPASAGYGDPLGKHFRLGDGAKIVAALSTDVRFVPQDKKKRGQATPAPYLLVATAKGQVLRISLSTFRAISTKAGRKFCRLSKGDRVVFVELATEAETMFLATKSARILHFPIEEVPILGGPGKGVRGIKLQDDDEVLGGVQLIAARDCLRVKNEHDKLLTFGQMKYNVTSRGGKGVKTSHRTDFVEIVRPHIELVDWTAMEESE; this comes from the coding sequence TTGGCCCCGAAACGTACCCCGAAACGTAAGCAGAGCAAAAAGGCCGTCGCCGCGAAAAGCAAAGGCAGCAATTCCAACGGCAGCAATGGAAGTAACGGTGCAGATCGAATTGAGTACGTTTCCATCAGCCAGGAAACCCGTCGACGGTACCTCAACTATGCCATGTCGGTCATCACCGCCCGCGCTCTGCCCGACATCCGCGACGGCCTCAAACCGGTTCAGCGCCGTATCTTGTATGTCATGTTCAACGGTTTGCGGCTGACATTCGATGCCAAGCACCGTAAGTGTTCCAAAATTTGCGGCGATACCACGGGAAACTTTCATCCCCACGGCGATGTGGCTGTCTACGAAGCACTCTGTCGTATGGCTCAGGACTTTTCCTTGCGCAAACCGCTCATCGATGGCCAAGGCAACTTTGGCTCGATGATGGGGCTTCCCGCCGCCGCCTCGCGGTACACCGAGGCGAGACTGACCACGATTGCCGCTGAGTTGATGAGCGAACTGCGGTACCAGACGGTCGATATGCGACCGACCTATGATGCGGTCACTGAGGAACCGGTCGTCCTCCCTGCACGGTATCCCAATCTGCTCGTCAATGGCGCGCACGGGATTGCTGTGGGCATGATGACCAATATCCCGCCGCATAATCTGGGCGAGGTCGTGTCCGCCTGTATTCATATGATCGACCACTCAAACGTCACCGTTGCCCAACTACTGAGATACATCAAAGGCCCCGATTTCCCGTTGGGAGGACGGTTGATCACCGATCGCCGTTCGATGCGCAAGGTGTATGAAGAAGGCCGAGGATCGCTCAAGGTCCGTGGGGAATGGAAACAGGACCGCCAAGGCCGCAAAACCCTAGCCAACCAGTTGGTGATTTATTCCATGCCTTACAGCGTGGAGTCGGGCAACCTCGTTAACGAGATCGGCTCGGTCGTGCAGAATCGCAAACTGCCGCAACTGCTGGATGTGGTTGATGAAACCAGCGACGACAACGGATTGCGGATCGTGCTGGAAATCAAACCGGGCGCGGATCCCGAAGCGGTCATGGCCTATCTCTACAAACACACGTCGCTGGAACAAAATTTCAATTTCAATTCCACTTCGCTCATCCCCGACGGGCATGGCCTGACTGTGCCGGCGCGGTTGAATCTTGTTGAAATGTTGCAGCACTTTCTCGACTTTCGTTTCATCACCGTCCGTCGCCGTTTTGAATACCTGCTCGAGCAACTCCGCAAACGGATTCACATTCTCGAAGGTTTTGAAATCGTCTTCAATGGCCTCGACAAAGCCCTGAAGATCATCCGCAACAGCCAGGGCAAACAGGATGCCGCCCAAAAATTGATGCGGGCCTTCCCGTTGGATGAAATCCAAACCGACGCCATTCTCGTCATGCAGTTGTACAAAATCTCCACACTGGAGATTGATAACATCCTCGAAGAACTCGCCGAAAAACGCGCGGAGGCGAAGCGTATCGAGCGGATCCTCAAATCCGACAAACGACTGTGGGGCGTTGTCAAAAACGAATTGAAGGAACTGGCCGACGAATACGCTGACAAGCGACGGACCAGCATCGGATCGACCGACGAAATCGCCGAGTTTGATCCCGAAGCCTACATCGTCCGCGAAAATGCCAACGTGGTTGTCACGCAAGATGGCTGGATCAAACGGGTCGGCCGTATGGCGAAAGTCGAAAGCACGCGTGTGCGTGAAGGGGACGCGGTGCTCAACGTGGTTCCCGGCAGCACGTTGGACCAGATGATTTTCTTTTCGAGCGAAGGGGTCGCCTATACGATGCGGATCGACGGCATCCCTGCTTCGGCCGGATACGGTGACCCGCTGGGCAAGCACTTTCGCCTGGGGGATGGCGCCAAGATCGTCGCTGCCCTGTCCACCGATGTGCGATTTGTTCCCCAGGACAAAAAGAAACGCGGCCAAGCCACGCCCGCGCCGTATTTGCTCGTTGCCACGGCAAAGGGCCAAGTGCTGCGGATTTCGCTCAGCACCTTTCGCGCGATTTCCACCAAAGCAGGCCGCAAGTTCTGCCGACTCAGTAAAGGGGATCGAGTCGTCTTCGTCGAGTTGGCCACCGAGGCCGAAACCATGTTTCTCGCAACAAAGTCCGCCCGTATTCTGCATTTCCCGATCGAGGAAGTCCCGATCCTGGGCGGCCCGGGCAAAGGGGTCCGCGGCATTAAGCTCCAAGATGACGACGAGGTGCTCGGCGGCGTGCAACTGATCGCCGCCCGGGATTGCCTGCGGGTGAAAAATGAACATGACAAGCTGTTAACGTTTGGCCAAATGAAATACAACGTCACCTCCCGCGGAGGCAAGGGAGTCAAAACCAGCCACCGCACCGATTTCGTCGAAATCGTCCGTCCGCATATCGAACTCGTCGATTGGACAGCCATGGAAGAATCCGAATAA
- a CDS encoding DNA gyrase/topoisomerase IV subunit B: MATATSKSKYTAKNIEVLEGLEAVRRRPSMYIGGVDNRGLHHLLWEIVDNAVDEYLAGEADRCTVTLHKDGESLTVQDNGRGIPVDKHPKTKKPALELILTTLHSGGKFSDKNYARSGGLHGVGSSVVNALASEMVATIHRDGHEWVQRYKRGKPTTPVKKTKRFRGHGTTIYFRPDVEIFKRVHFNSTEIFQHLEDISYLHAGLKIVFHDETKGEKHEFSHPDGIGAYVDKLIADGEKKSIHEAKFQAEKDDKKCRVEVALKWTQSTDEQIRSYVNGIRTHGGGTHESGFRSGIVKAVRNYMDVHKIKPKGISLTADDIREGCVGILSVFHPDPMFQGQTKERLNNPEMTAQSEGLVRPALESWLNSNPTVAEEVVARMVLSARARMASRDAASDVRRKSPANKRANLPGKLFDCRTNKPSDAELFIVEGDSAGGSAAMGRNSKTQAVLPLRGKVLNTESISSAKAMNSQAINDLVETLGTGIGDKFDLHKLRYNRVILLMDADSDGHHISTLLLAFFFRHMRDLIRSEHLFIAQPPLYRIESGKQTFYAADDPHKEEILASLPENRNPVISRFKGLGEMTAKQLQETTLDPKTRTLLRVDIEAPLDADKTFQQLLGKDPAPRYEAIMQDASLVDELDV, translated from the coding sequence ATGGCGACCGCGACATCGAAATCGAAATACACAGCCAAGAACATTGAAGTCCTGGAAGGACTCGAAGCAGTCCGCCGCCGTCCCTCGATGTATATCGGCGGCGTCGACAATCGCGGCCTGCATCACCTGTTGTGGGAAATCGTCGATAATGCGGTCGACGAATACCTCGCCGGTGAAGCGGATCGTTGCACCGTCACGCTACACAAAGATGGCGAGTCGCTCACCGTTCAGGATAATGGTCGCGGGATTCCGGTGGATAAACATCCCAAAACCAAAAAACCGGCGCTGGAATTGATCCTCACCACGCTGCATTCGGGCGGAAAATTTAGCGACAAAAACTACGCGCGCAGCGGCGGTCTGCATGGCGTTGGTTCCTCGGTCGTCAATGCCCTGGCCAGCGAAATGGTCGCCACGATTCATCGCGACGGGCATGAATGGGTGCAACGCTATAAACGGGGCAAACCGACAACTCCGGTCAAAAAAACGAAGCGGTTTCGCGGTCACGGGACGACGATTTATTTCCGCCCGGATGTAGAGATCTTTAAGCGTGTGCACTTCAATTCCACGGAAATCTTCCAACATCTGGAGGACATCTCCTATCTGCACGCCGGATTGAAGATCGTTTTTCATGACGAGACCAAGGGGGAAAAGCACGAATTCTCTCATCCCGACGGTATCGGGGCCTATGTCGACAAACTGATCGCCGACGGCGAAAAGAAATCGATTCACGAAGCGAAGTTTCAAGCGGAAAAAGACGACAAGAAATGCCGCGTCGAGGTCGCCCTCAAATGGACGCAGAGCACCGATGAGCAAATCCGCAGTTACGTCAACGGCATTCGCACCCATGGCGGCGGGACCCACGAAAGCGGCTTCCGCAGCGGCATCGTCAAAGCGGTCCGTAATTATATGGACGTGCACAAAATCAAGCCCAAGGGGATCTCGCTGACCGCCGACGACATCCGTGAAGGCTGCGTCGGTATCCTGTCGGTCTTCCATCCCGATCCCATGTTTCAGGGGCAGACCAAGGAAAGACTCAACAACCCCGAAATGACCGCCCAGTCCGAGGGGCTCGTCCGTCCGGCACTGGAAAGCTGGCTCAACAGCAATCCCACCGTCGCCGAAGAAGTCGTCGCCCGCATGGTTCTGTCCGCTCGCGCGCGGATGGCCAGTCGCGACGCCGCTTCCGACGTCCGCCGCAAATCCCCCGCCAACAAACGCGCCAATCTGCCCGGCAAACTCTTCGATTGTCGCACCAACAAACCGAGCGACGCCGAATTGTTCATCGTCGAAGGCGATTCGGCCGGCGGCAGCGCTGCCATGGGCCGCAACAGCAAAACGCAAGCGGTCCTTCCGCTACGGGGCAAGGTGCTCAATACCGAATCGATTTCCTCAGCCAAGGCCATGAACAGCCAAGCCATCAACGATCTCGTCGAGACGCTCGGCACCGGCATTGGCGATAAATTCGACCTACACAAACTCCGCTACAACCGCGTGATTTTGTTAATGGATGCCGACAGCGACGGCCACCACATCAGCACACTGCTGTTGGCATTCTTCTTCCGCCACATGCGCGATTTAATCCGCAGCGAACACCTCTTCATCGCACAGCCACCGCTGTACCGAATCGAATCGGGCAAACAGACGTTCTACGCCGCCGACGATCCGCACAAAGAAGAGATCCTCGCTTCTCTGCCGGAAAACCGCAATCCGGTCATCAGCCGCTTCAAAGGTCTGGGCGAGATGACCGCCAAACAGCTGCAAGAAACCACGCTCGATCCCAAAACCCGCACGCTCTTGCGGGTCGACATCGAAGCCCCCTTGGACGCCGACAAAACCTTCCAACAACTCCTCGGCAAAGACCCCGCCCCCCGCTACGAAGCCATCATGCAAGACGCCAGCTTGGTGGATGAGTTGGACGTGTAG
- a CDS encoding tetratricopeptide repeat protein, giving the protein MNRLTRQLNFPPSTLTLALLLSALVLLAPLGACGDEESLTARYFDGLRSRQLYEVAELYGREQLLRDDLLPEERLEFTIELSRTLADHAMHAGDAQQQAKLWTEAREILNTLIQQTPQQQFSLEFQLAQLDALRGQSLRYQSQIAPYDHVLRDQAAKILAQAIEQFRAVQRSADAALKGLSQATNSASPYTEPELAGLVAQVKQSEATALLDLAMVLPSDSPDRAVALIDAAKRLKELPRSSSGPGKIRAAEVQLLYARCLRLQRHYQQSLDLLNQFSKAGANSVIGDRATGERIRALLGMKRTDEAAKLIDDFTIAGRELPAELEFLNVRILSTQWQQQVAEGNSAAAAGLLELIHQQAEKVQQQTGGYWGARAWALWESNQESSQYGAEVALAIREARALYGHGKVLDAIEQYGQAASTAFRTGQRDLAFDLAFTRASLQLRTKQYEVAARAFGELYEKFPLNARAADASLLRAFALGQVYNTRRTQNKRQAYTEALEQHREQFAEHPTSAAATWMLAELEEQRLQTTVALQLYQTIPADHARGPASRVAIARCYEKILRRLQSLGRPTDSWQEIATNEIQGFLPPQSSNLSSPLTEPQCEIATYLAKIYLHATPPNFAAADAVLARVFDGRSAGAATNNSPQLRKTLAAAMQLRVVSLAGQNRLADAGKLLNQLSETSPVEMLGILGGLSKLVEDAGDETSRDVGALQLQAVEKLDTRREQLTPAQAKRLDQCRAQAYEALGRIDAAIELYEELRETFPKDRELQRNLGEALIHCGTQRCLNQATQLWARLETANKSGTPQWLNARYYRALTAFKLKDYDLCYKLTGIAAQLYPELGGAELKPRYEELSKQCDAQRAKK; this is encoded by the coding sequence ATGAATCGACTGACACGACAACTCAATTTTCCGCCCTCTACGCTCACCCTAGCTTTGTTGTTGTCGGCCCTGGTTCTGTTGGCACCGCTGGGCGCTTGTGGAGACGAGGAGTCGCTCACAGCTCGCTATTTTGATGGACTGCGCAGCCGTCAGCTTTACGAAGTTGCCGAATTGTATGGCCGGGAGCAACTGCTTCGAGACGATTTACTGCCCGAAGAACGCCTGGAATTCACCATCGAATTGTCGCGGACTCTGGCCGACCATGCGATGCACGCCGGCGACGCACAGCAACAGGCAAAATTATGGACCGAGGCCCGCGAAATCCTCAACACGTTGATTCAGCAAACTCCGCAGCAGCAATTTTCGCTGGAGTTTCAATTGGCCCAGCTAGACGCCCTCCGCGGCCAATCGTTACGTTACCAGTCCCAAATTGCGCCCTACGATCACGTACTCCGCGACCAAGCGGCGAAAATCCTCGCCCAGGCGATCGAGCAATTTCGCGCTGTGCAACGTTCCGCAGACGCGGCTTTGAAAGGGTTGAGCCAAGCGACCAATTCCGCATCACCCTATACCGAACCGGAACTTGCCGGTTTGGTGGCGCAGGTCAAACAGTCGGAGGCAACGGCGCTGCTCGATTTGGCAATGGTGTTACCCAGCGATTCACCCGACCGCGCGGTTGCGCTGATCGACGCGGCGAAACGGTTAAAAGAGTTGCCCAGAAGCAGCAGTGGTCCGGGGAAAATCCGCGCTGCTGAAGTTCAGTTGCTGTACGCGCGCTGCTTGCGGCTGCAGCGTCACTATCAACAGTCGTTGGACTTGCTCAACCAGTTTTCCAAAGCCGGAGCGAATTCGGTGATCGGCGATCGCGCCACCGGTGAGCGGATTCGCGCCTTATTAGGCATGAAACGGACGGATGAAGCGGCCAAACTGATCGACGATTTCACAATCGCCGGCCGGGAACTTCCTGCAGAGTTGGAATTTCTCAACGTGCGGATCTTGTCCACGCAATGGCAACAACAAGTTGCTGAAGGCAATTCGGCCGCAGCAGCGGGCTTGTTGGAATTGATTCATCAACAAGCGGAAAAAGTGCAACAGCAAACCGGCGGGTATTGGGGAGCGCGGGCCTGGGCCTTATGGGAGTCCAATCAAGAATCGAGCCAATACGGAGCGGAAGTCGCGCTGGCGATTCGCGAAGCCCGCGCCCTATATGGGCATGGAAAAGTACTCGACGCGATCGAACAGTACGGCCAAGCGGCCTCGACGGCTTTTAGAACGGGACAGCGCGACTTGGCATTCGATTTGGCATTCACCCGCGCCTCGTTACAGCTTCGCACCAAGCAATACGAAGTCGCTGCCCGCGCGTTTGGCGAGTTGTATGAAAAATTTCCACTAAACGCCCGCGCCGCCGATGCGTCCTTGCTCCGCGCGTTTGCCTTGGGACAGGTCTATAACACGCGGCGCACCCAAAACAAGCGGCAAGCCTATACAGAGGCGTTGGAGCAACATCGCGAACAATTCGCCGAGCATCCAACATCCGCCGCCGCCACGTGGATGTTGGCAGAATTGGAAGAGCAGCGGTTACAAACAACCGTCGCGCTCCAATTATATCAGACGATCCCGGCCGACCATGCTCGTGGCCCCGCTTCGCGCGTCGCCATTGCCCGTTGCTATGAAAAAATCCTCAGACGACTGCAATCGCTGGGGCGACCGACGGACAGTTGGCAGGAGATTGCCACCAACGAGATTCAGGGTTTCCTGCCGCCCCAGTCCTCCAATCTAAGTTCCCCGCTCACAGAGCCGCAGTGTGAGATTGCGACCTACTTGGCCAAGATTTATTTGCATGCGACGCCACCCAATTTTGCCGCTGCGGATGCCGTGTTGGCGCGAGTGTTCGACGGACGTTCCGCTGGGGCAGCAACAAACAATTCGCCGCAATTACGAAAAACCTTGGCAGCGGCAATGCAACTTCGCGTGGTTTCGCTGGCTGGACAGAACCGGCTCGCCGATGCGGGCAAATTGCTCAATCAACTGTCGGAAACTAGCCCGGTGGAAATGTTGGGCATCCTGGGCGGCTTGTCCAAATTGGTGGAAGACGCCGGTGACGAAACAAGCCGCGATGTCGGGGCGCTCCAGCTGCAAGCGGTCGAAAAACTCGACACGCGACGCGAACAGCTGACCCCCGCCCAGGCAAAACGCTTAGACCAATGCCGAGCGCAAGCCTACGAAGCCCTGGGCCGGATTGATGCAGCGATTGAGCTCTATGAAGAGTTGCGGGAAACGTTTCCCAAAGATCGCGAGCTACAAAGAAATCTGGGGGAGGCGCTGATTCATTGCGGAACGCAACGCTGTTTGAATCAAGCAACGCAGTTGTGGGCGCGTCTGGAAACGGCAAATAAGTCGGGAACCCCGCAATGGCTGAACGCGCGCTACTATCGCGCTTTGACCGCCTTCAAGCTCAAGGATTACGACCTCTGTTACAAATTGACAGGAATCGCTGCGCAGCTTTACCCCGAATTGGGCGGAGCGGAGTTGAAGCCGCGCTACGAAGAGTTGTCCAAGCAATGTGACGCCCAGCGCGCAAAAAAATGA